From the Montipora capricornis isolate CH-2021 chromosome 2, ASM3666992v2, whole genome shotgun sequence genome, one window contains:
- the LOC138038561 gene encoding uncharacterized protein — MFETIVWSTKTYSLMEIINSDRFLLPQLVQVESGIYSENEAKTLSQGQILFLHFTKRTDKVRAKVTGEKEFFIPVNFPCKVTILPTVCEDVYYSVQDIADATWVKFFRVVHDSPPTFMLKAGDIMEIKRTFEEKREHYIECEFVNKTRDSVKLPLEFKAAFEPLESAELYDFTEVLHRFRFPIRVKFTSGEAILNPEVNDDIEWPPVGSVLLKEKIEESTVICTSRADNKVTVLLIPTDLNVTVYPALGALTNDKDYARFCKNIHDGADLQKATNLFNTPKLSTERDAELEVLSAYEEIKPPIPPRRPPGMPSLQEDDIGYAKVRYTKRAEEFTPKPPLKRYPVPAPRLKRPHAHKQVSSSCGSSLRTVSQSDDSEFEGVGNQDEFDDNDGSNDDDVFDYDQFRREASVNEAEKTYSATVPHELPCSKNKHGKETTPHSPVSVEISTLDFPDDLLPLSVSEVGIILKKLNMGEYVEMFESNQIDGKMLVTLTDESSLISVGVSKRIDQRKLLRFIHGGWRPKF; from the coding sequence atgtttgaaaCGATTGTCTGGAGCACGAAGACCTACAGCCTAATGGAGATTATCAATAGCGACCGTTTCTTACTTCCGCAACTAGTTCAAGTTGAAAGCGGAATTTACAGCGAAAATGAAGCTAAGACGCTCTCACAAGGCCAAATTCTTTTTCTGCATTTTACCAAGAGAACCGACAAAGTCCGTGCAAAAGTTACGGGAGAGAAGGAATTTTTCATCCCCGTTAATTTCCCATGCAAAGTAACTATACTTCCTACTGTATGCGAGGACGTTTATTACAGCGTGCAAGACATTGCCGATGCCACCTGGGTGAAGTTTTTTCGTGTTGTACACGACAGCCCACCAACATTCATGCTGAAAGCAGGCGACATTATGGAGATTAAAAGGACTTTTGAAGAAAAACGCGAACACTACATTGAATGCGAGTTTGTTAACAAGACACGAGACAGCGTAAAGCTTCCTCTTGAGTTCAAGGCTGCCTTCGAGCCTCTGGAGTCAGCGGAACTATATGATTTCACAGAAGTTTTACACCGCTTTCGTTTTCCCATCCGTGTGAAATTTACTTCTGGTGAAGCAATCTTGAATCCGGAAGTAAATGATGACATTGAGTGGCCCCCTGTCGGCTCTGTTCTCCTGAAAGAAAAAATCGAGGAATCGACAGTCATTTGCACAAGTCGTGCTGATAATAAAGTCACCGTTTTACTGATTCCAACGGATTTGAACGTGACCGTCTATCCAGCGCTTGGCGCACTAACGAATGATAAGGATTACGCGAGATTCTGCAAAAATATCCATGACGGCGCTGACCTTCAAAAggcgactaatttattcaacaCTCCGAAGTTGTCTACCGAAAGAGACGCAGAGTTAGAAGTACTTAGCGCCTACGAGGAAATTAAGCCTCCTATTCCACCGAGACGCCCTCCAGGAATGCCATCACTCCAGGAAGACGATATAGGCTACGCGAAAGTCAGATATACCAAGCGAGCTGAAGAATTCACCCCAAAACCGCCGCTGAAAAGATATCCAGTTCCTGCCCCTCGGTTAAAGCGACCTCACGCCCATAAACAAGTATCTTCATCTTGTGGGAGTTCTCTTCGAACAGTGTCACAGAGCGACGATTCTGAGTTCGAAGGTGTCGGCAATCAAGACGAATTCGATGACAATGATGGCAGCAACGATGATGACGTTTTTGATTATGATCAATTCCGCAGAGAGGCATCTGTTAATGAGGCAGAAAAAACCTACAGTGCGACTGTGCCTCACGAATTGCCCTGTAGTAAAAACAAGCATGGAAAAGAGACAACACCACACTCTCCAGTTTCTGTTGAGATTTCAACTTTAGACTTTCCAGATGATCTCTTACCCCTGTCCGTATCGGAGGTTGGAATTATCCTTAAAAAGCTCAACATGGGAGAGTATGTGGAAATGTTTGAAAGCAATCAGATAGATGGAAAGATGCTTGTTACACTAACGGACGAGTCCTCCTTGATATCCGTGGGTGTGAGTAAGAGAATTGATCAAAGAAAATTGCTTAGGTTTATTCATGGCGGTTGGAGGCCAAAGTTCTAA